One genomic segment of Candidatus Neomarinimicrobiota bacterium includes these proteins:
- a CDS encoding transposase — protein MKLEKAIIQKLEKDLETVKTMDDLLGKNGVIKKLVKHLTERLLQEELTQHLGYERYQKREHHGSNSRNGSSTKHLKGEFGSIAIDVPRDREGEFEPLLIARHQREFGDLEGKILSLYARGMSVSVGSLFGTGYP, from the coding sequence ATGAAATTAGAAAAAGCCATCATTCAGAAACTGGAAAAGGATTTGGAGACCGTAAAAACAATGGATGATTTGCTTGGTAAGAACGGGGTTATCAAAAAGCTCGTCAAACACTTAACTGAGCGGCTGTTACAGGAAGAGCTGACTCAGCATCTGGGATATGAACGTTATCAGAAGAGAGAGCATCATGGTAGCAACTCACGCAATGGTAGTAGCACCAAACATTTAAAAGGGGAGTTTGGTAGCATTGCAATAGATGTGCCCCGAGACCGTGAAGGGGAATTTGAGCCATTGCTGATTGCCAGGCATCAACGTGAATTTGGCGATCTTGAGGGTAAGATTCTCTCTTTGTATGCCAGAGGAATGAGCGTATCCGTAGGATCCCTATTCGGGACGGGATATCCGTGA
- a CDS encoding CDP-glycerol glycerophosphotransferase family protein: MPIYWISSLIPKNSNVWVFGAWYGQKYSDNSKAVFEFVNKKNKNIKAIWLSKNKKVIKKLRQLGYKAHYPYGIFGYLYCLRAGKCIVSSSFITDVNKFAISKNTKKILLWHGVPIKKVGKSDKIEKNMGSNVLIKKIKYTLFPNLREEYDMITVTSKISKEVFVKGFDIDRHRVKITGYPRNDMLIKNIGYNNKDRFEILYAPTFRGDVGSEFKFPPEVNFNQHKIDEYLEKNNMFLYVRLHYANKFSEELLKSITQMKNASIFDCCNINEHLGRFDLLITDYSGIYIDYLLLGRPIIFFPFDYKEYIRNERELVYEYDKITPGPKAYSWDDILKHIDELIRKPSLYKKDIIKVRNIFHKYIDGKSSCRVYYEIMKL; the protein is encoded by the coding sequence ATGCCTATATATTGGATTTCTTCCTTAATTCCTAAAAATAGCAATGTTTGGGTATTTGGTGCATGGTATGGACAGAAATATAGTGACAACAGTAAGGCAGTTTTTGAATTTGTAAATAAAAAAAATAAAAATATTAAAGCAATATGGTTATCTAAAAATAAAAAAGTTATTAAAAAATTAAGGCAGTTGGGTTATAAAGCCCATTATCCTTATGGTATTTTTGGTTATTTATATTGCTTAAGAGCTGGTAAATGTATAGTATCTTCTTCTTTTATAACTGATGTAAATAAATTTGCTATTTCAAAAAACACGAAAAAAATCTTATTATGGCATGGTGTCCCAATAAAAAAAGTTGGGAAATCCGATAAAATTGAAAAAAATATGGGGTCAAATGTTTTAATAAAAAAAATAAAATATACGCTATTTCCTAATCTAAGAGAAGAATATGATATGATTACGGTAACATCAAAAATAAGTAAGGAGGTGTTTGTTAAAGGTTTTGATATTGATAGACACAGAGTAAAAATAACTGGATATCCAAGAAATGATATGCTTATTAAGAATATCGGTTATAATAATAAAGATAGATTTGAAATTCTGTACGCTCCTACTTTTAGGGGTGATGTGGGATCTGAATTTAAATTTCCTCCAGAAGTAAATTTTAACCAACATAAAATAGATGAATATTTAGAAAAAAATAATATGTTTTTATATGTTAGATTACATTATGCAAATAAATTTAGTGAAGAATTATTAAAGTCAATAACTCAAATGAAAAACGCCTCAATATTTGATTGTTGTAACATAAATGAACATTTAGGTAGATTTGATTTACTAATTACTGATTATTCAGGGATTTATATTGATTACTTATTATTGGGAAGGCCAATTATATTTTTCCCATTTGACTATAAGGAATATATAAGAAATGAGAGAGAATTAGTTTATGAATATGATAAAATTACACCTGGACCAAAAGCGTATAGCTGGGATGATATTTTAAAACATATTGATGAATTAATACGAAAACCAAGTCTATATAAGAAAGACATTATTAAAGTTAGAAATATTTTTCATAAATATATCGATGGGAAGAGCTCTTGCAGAGTATATTATGAGATAATGAAATTGTAA